Sequence from the Gemmatimonadales bacterium genome:
GTCAGCCCCGACTCGTTCCGGGCGCTCTCTGCCGCCTGGACCGCCAGTCCTCGGTGGCCGGAGCGGGCCGCGGCCGCCGAAGGCTGGGGGTGGGTTGCCCCGGGTCCCGACGTCTCGCACCCCGATTTCTTCGCCGACCCCGATGGACGAGTCGCGGCCGCCGCGCTGCAGGGGTGGACGGACGCGGTCCGCGGCCCCAATCCGGCATTGCTCTCCGCCGCCCGCCCGCTGCTCCGCCATCCCGACGTCGGGGTGCGGACCCTGGCGGCTGAGGCGATCGCCCGTGGCCCCGTTCCGGGCGACATCGTCCCGCTGGCCGCCGCCTTCGAGCGGGCGGGAAGTGACTCGTCGGACGACGCCGCGATCGGGGCGCTCCGCGCCCTCCGCAACCTCGCCAGTCTCTCGGAGCAGGATGCCGATGAGGTGTCACGAACCTTCCTGACGCGCACCCCGCGACCCACCAACTATGTGATCAGGCTCTGGGCGGAGGCGAACTGGCCTGCGGCCGCGCTTCGATGGGGGCCGGCATTTCCCATCGAGACAAACCGGACCCTGCAGGACTACCGGGAGATTGCCCGGCGGTTTGTCGCCGTGCCGGAGTCCCCGGACGCCTACCCCCATGTCTTCATCGAGACGGACCAGCGCGAGGTCATCGAGATCGAGTTGTTCGGGCCGGAAGCGCCATTGACCGTCGTCAACTTCCTGACACTGCTGGACCGGCGCTTCTTCGACAACGGGCGGTGGCATCGTGTCGTCCCGGCGTTTGTCGCGCAGGACGGCGACCCCCGCGGCGATGGATGGGGAGGGCCAGGCTACTCCATCCGGGAAGAGCTCAACCAGCGGCGTTTCGATGGCTACCAATTGGGGATGGCGACGTCGGGGCCCGACACCGGCGGCAGCCAGTGGTTCCTGACGCTCGGGGCCCAGCCCCATCTTGACGGCAGGTACACGATCTTCGGTCGGGTGGTGGGCTCGCCACGGGCGTTACTCCGGGTGACAGAGGGCGATCCGATCCGGCTCATCCGGCGTTGAAGTCCTTGAGCTGAGCGTCGATAAACCACTATGCCACAACACTTTCGGCTTGACCACCTGACTCGGGTTCCCTATCTTCTGCTGGTGGCAGCGTGCGCCACGCCGACCCCGATCTTCACGCCGGAGCACCTGCCGACCATCACCGCGCTCGAGGCGGCCCAGTGGGCGGCATCCACGGCCCCGGACGGACATCGGGTGCGTAGATTTCGATGGCTGTTCAACGATGGGCAGGCCTCCGTCGGCGGCCAGGGAAGCGCCCGGACGGCGGGCCCCGATTCGATGCGATTCGACATTGCGGGCCCGTGGGGCATCGGCGGCGCGGCGGCGATGGTGGTCGGAGACCAGGCGCGCTGGGTGCAACCGCCCGACATCATCGCACGGCTTATCCCCAGCTACCCGCTGATGTGGGCCATGTTCGGCGTGATTCGTCCGCCGCCGCCGGGCGCGAGAAGCCGGGGGACGCACGGGGAGGGAAGCCTCCTGCTTGAATGGGCCTCTGGCGTCGACACCGTTCGCTATTCCCGGCAGAGCGCGAGTCCGGGTACCTTGCGGGCGGAGTGGCAGCGCAGCGGGGTCACGATGGGTACCGTCGAGACCCGACTCGATGCCGATGGAGCACCGGTCTCCGCTCGGCTCACCGTTCCTTCAGTACCGGCCAGACTGGACCTGACGATTGTCGCCGATTCAATTGCGCTGGCTTTTGCGCCGTCCGTCTGGACTCCGCCTGCTCCTTAGCCTCCCGCTGGTGGCGGGATGCTGGTACGGGTTTGCCGGCGGGGGATTGCCGCCGGACATCAAG
This genomic interval carries:
- a CDS encoding HEAT repeat domain-containing protein, which translates into the protein MRPGDLLPPLSLIAVLAVAAVPLQAQDAAVVEAIAPLIQAEDARDWKPAVLEAATLSAEPLVRRTAAMSIGRIGDWRGTATLVPMLQDRDSTIHPTVAFALGLLRDTAAVGPLIDRLTAMPAPTLETAKEIVTALTKIGGPKAAEMIARVLNNTANLSLTGADDVLVRYAALESWRLGPEASSRQLIALAESEDDELRWRAIFTLGRINATAAGPTFLNSLQDQHPTVRMYAARALTASYVASAGLDPGSVIQLLGRATQDDNAAVRIQALRSLGTYARPEVADQAIGDLSDPVFNVQVEAAKTVGLSGGPVAVAQLSRIVREGKGTFALRQEALLGLARVSPDSFRALSAAWTASPRWPERAAAAEGWGWVAPGPDVSHPDFFADPDGRVAAAALQGWTDAVRGPNPALLSAARPLLRHPDVGVRTLAAEAIARGPVPGDIVPLAAAFERAGSDSSDDAAIGALRALRNLASLSEQDADEVSRTFLTRTPRPTNYVIRLWAEANWPAAALRWGPAFPIETNRTLQDYREIARRFVAVPESPDAYPHVFIETDQREVIEIELFGPEAPLTVVNFLTLLDRRFFDNGRWHRVVPAFVAQDGDPRGDGWGGPGYSIREELNQRRFDGYQLGMATSGPDTGGSQWFLTLGAQPHLDGRYTIFGRVVGSPRALLRVTEGDPIRLIRR